A window of the Rubeoparvulum massiliense genome harbors these coding sequences:
- a CDS encoding collagen binding domain-containing protein — protein sequence MRQKVGIILIVLLLVCQSFVGLTPVAYAEGAVITENLITDVTILDQDGNRIEDIRPEQGSRVKINYEWSLPVDHKYSAGATFTFALPNKFKLDKSLTGELKGEVGTYEVTPEGTVTFTFNDEINDGTSLDGYFEVWREFDESKFEGGLKQPIVFPIHEGQKVILVHFKNKGSEMDKTGVANKVINPSEIYWDVDFNKDENSITEATFEDKLPVGLAIDLNSIKVYSLQVNLDGSVQEGNPVDIGTSQIIKTDTGFKVNFGNIESAYRVKYTTSITDVIDQTFTNEATVSGTDIQPMTETASVTVKFSKPLEKASIGYEPTSQTITWAIQYNYNEQVIPKKDAWLVDQFDTTQELILDSLAVYQMTIDENGEARRGDLEPNKNYTVESTTAGFRLEFKQDVSSAYEITYQTKAIKRVHEDSYTVNNKVEMHDGTSKEATQNINQVIFHKRAKSVDYANKIITWEIHLNQDKKSMENVVITDNFAGQNFKLVEESVSISDLVKGTEYKVEINPSSDPNSRYDDGLTITFLKEPITTSHVITYQTTFDPRQPIPNDGYKNQATLKWNEGGTTQTPIQKSTQVDPDHYTTHNGNKTGIYNAQTKEITWTIDVNYNLHQLDKAIIRDFYTDKQALVEDSLTVHHLKLTGKRNGVELGELVSNTDYEFKTMKDANGNAGFEIQLGQIDSAYRITYKTSLAGQPILASYHNQATLQDGTEKPVFSQSASVAPKYGGEYLNKSGRQGEGADSEFAFWTIDINRSQSQLDAGTTVVDILSENQILIQESIKLYGTAVNPNGTLVKLDLVSPSEYTLEASNQQLTLVFKNAIDRAYILEYQSFINAEHGEKINNDVRLSGQSSGEVDQNTKNEFSVYLYGAEGGANTPGKGKFKIVKVDEATNQPLAGATFGLYDKSGSILLETLVTDKNGEAESNTFKFKNYLLKELSAPSGYAIADEYKAGKVITLAEADQIFTISNKQLHQAVELTKMDSNDMRVLSGAEFALQKKDETGLVTVSTHITDTNGRIVVDGLEAGQYQFVETKAPEHYLLDPTPVEFAIQHEQTEVVKVDKRNERGRGHLIITKVDAYNAQKVLPGAEFELYDNKGTLLATKTTDADGKIVFEDLPYDHYHLKETKAPRGYVITSATSTIFVTMDHPTKELTIQNRKTSITEPSNPDKPEKPIDPEKPMDPEKPIEPDQPVDPAQPEEPSNPDDPKQPDDSGNPDDPKQSRPGESDHSDEPNQMDESSNSHLSDHAIGTLPQTGEKARVDFLLAGAFFLIIGAWMLMHRKKVKE from the coding sequence ATGAGACAAAAAGTAGGTATTATACTAATTGTATTATTACTGGTCTGTCAAAGCTTTGTGGGACTAACACCAGTAGCATATGCTGAAGGAGCAGTAATTACAGAGAATCTTATTACTGATGTGACCATCTTGGATCAGGATGGGAATAGAATTGAGGATATCCGTCCGGAGCAAGGCTCTAGGGTAAAAATCAATTATGAGTGGAGCCTCCCTGTGGATCATAAATACAGTGCTGGTGCCACCTTCACCTTTGCACTGCCCAACAAATTTAAGCTGGATAAAAGCTTGACAGGGGAATTGAAGGGTGAAGTCGGCACATATGAAGTAACCCCTGAAGGGACCGTTACCTTCACCTTCAATGATGAAATCAATGATGGTACATCCTTGGATGGATACTTCGAAGTATGGCGAGAATTTGATGAAAGTAAGTTTGAAGGTGGCCTGAAGCAGCCCATTGTTTTCCCCATTCATGAGGGACAAAAAGTAATTCTCGTACATTTTAAGAATAAAGGCAGTGAAATGGATAAAACAGGGGTGGCCAATAAAGTGATCAATCCTAGTGAAATATACTGGGATGTTGATTTTAACAAAGATGAAAATTCAATTACAGAGGCTACCTTTGAGGACAAGCTTCCCGTTGGTCTAGCAATTGACCTGAACTCTATAAAAGTCTACTCTTTACAGGTAAATTTAGACGGATCTGTCCAAGAAGGAAATCCCGTCGATATTGGTACAAGTCAGATTATTAAGACCGACACCGGCTTTAAAGTGAACTTTGGAAATATTGAAAGTGCCTATCGAGTGAAATATACAACATCGATTACAGATGTAATCGATCAAACATTTACTAATGAAGCCACGGTATCTGGAACAGACATTCAGCCGATGACCGAAACTGCAAGTGTTACTGTGAAGTTCAGCAAGCCCCTTGAAAAAGCATCTATTGGCTATGAACCTACCAGTCAGACCATTACGTGGGCCATTCAATATAACTATAATGAACAAGTGATTCCGAAAAAGGATGCTTGGTTAGTCGACCAATTTGATACAACTCAAGAGCTGATCCTAGACTCATTGGCAGTTTATCAGATGACCATCGATGAGAATGGAGAGGCGAGAAGGGGAGATCTGGAACCGAATAAGAACTACACTGTTGAATCTACTACTGCAGGCTTTCGCCTTGAATTTAAACAGGATGTAAGCTCTGCCTACGAAATCACTTATCAAACCAAAGCGATCAAGCGTGTACATGAGGATAGCTACACCGTTAACAATAAAGTGGAGATGCATGATGGTACAAGCAAGGAAGCCACTCAAAATATCAATCAAGTCATCTTCCACAAGCGTGCTAAGTCAGTAGATTATGCGAACAAAATCATCACTTGGGAAATCCATCTCAATCAAGATAAAAAATCCATGGAGAATGTGGTGATTACTGATAACTTTGCAGGACAAAATTTCAAGCTGGTGGAAGAAAGTGTGTCAATTTCGGATTTAGTCAAAGGGACAGAATATAAAGTAGAAATTAACCCTAGTTCCGATCCTAATTCAAGGTATGACGACGGATTGACAATTACATTTCTAAAAGAACCAATCACCACCAGCCATGTGATCACCTATCAGACCACATTCGATCCACGTCAACCAATTCCCAATGACGGATATAAGAATCAGGCAACGTTAAAATGGAATGAGGGTGGTACGACACAAACCCCCATTCAAAAATCAACACAGGTAGATCCTGATCACTATACTACCCATAACGGGAATAAAACTGGCATATATAATGCCCAAACCAAAGAGATTACCTGGACTATTGATGTGAATTATAACCTTCATCAACTAGATAAAGCGATTATTCGTGATTTCTACACAGATAAGCAGGCCTTGGTTGAGGATTCTTTAACAGTTCATCATTTGAAACTCACAGGGAAACGTAATGGGGTAGAACTAGGGGAACTTGTATCCAACACTGATTATGAATTCAAAACAATGAAAGATGCTAATGGAAATGCTGGCTTTGAAATCCAGCTTGGGCAGATCGACTCGGCCTACCGCATTACCTACAAAACTAGTTTAGCAGGTCAACCTATCTTAGCATCCTATCATAATCAAGCGACATTACAGGATGGAACAGAGAAACCAGTATTTAGCCAATCTGCTAGCGTAGCGCCGAAATATGGTGGCGAGTATCTGAATAAATCAGGTCGTCAAGGTGAAGGGGCCGATTCTGAGTTTGCTTTCTGGACCATCGATATCAATCGAAGCCAGTCTCAGCTTGATGCCGGTACCACAGTGGTAGATATACTCTCTGAGAATCAAATTCTAATTCAGGAATCCATCAAGCTTTATGGAACCGCTGTTAACCCTAATGGGACTTTGGTAAAACTAGATTTGGTTAGTCCATCTGAGTACACACTAGAAGCATCTAATCAACAACTCACATTGGTATTTAAAAATGCCATTGATCGAGCCTATATTCTTGAATATCAATCCTTCATTAATGCCGAACACGGAGAGAAAATCAATAACGATGTACGACTTTCAGGTCAATCTTCAGGAGAGGTTGATCAGAACACGAAGAATGAGTTCTCTGTTTATCTATATGGTGCTGAGGGTGGTGCAAATACACCTGGTAAAGGAAAGTTTAAAATTGTTAAGGTAGATGAGGCAACGAACCAACCGTTAGCTGGGGCAACATTCGGACTCTATGACAAGTCGGGATCTATATTACTTGAAACACTTGTAACCGATAAAAATGGTGAAGCAGAATCGAACACCTTTAAATTTAAGAATTATCTGCTCAAGGAACTATCTGCTCCATCAGGCTATGCCATTGCTGATGAGTATAAAGCTGGGAAAGTTATCACATTAGCAGAAGCCGACCAGATATTCACCATTTCGAACAAACAACTTCATCAAGCGGTAGAATTAACAAAAATGGATAGCAATGATATGCGTGTGTTGTCAGGAGCAGAATTTGCATTGCAGAAAAAAGATGAGACGGGCTTGGTTACGGTTAGTACACATATCACCGATACTAACGGTCGCATCGTCGTCGATGGTTTAGAAGCTGGCCAGTATCAATTCGTTGAGACCAAAGCGCCAGAGCATTATTTATTAGATCCAACACCTGTTGAGTTCGCCATTCAGCATGAGCAGACAGAAGTTGTGAAGGTGGATAAGAGAAATGAACGTGGTCGTGGGCATCTCATTATCACGAAGGTCGATGCATACAATGCCCAAAAGGTTTTACCAGGAGCGGAGTTTGAACTGTATGACAATAAAGGCACATTGCTTGCCACAAAGACAACAGATGCAGATGGGAAAATCGTGTTTGAGGATTTACCTTACGATCACTATCACCTAAAAGAAACAAAGGCTCCAAGAGGTTATGTGATAACCTCTGCAACTAGTACGATCTTCGTGACCATGGATCATCCTACGAAAGAGCTGACCATCCAGAATAGAAAGACTAGCATCACAGAACCTAGTAATCCAGATAAACCAGAAAAACCGATTGATCCAGAGAAGCCAATGGATCCAGAGAAACCGATCGAACCAGATCAGCCGGTAGATCCAGCACAACCTGAAGAACCAAGCAACCCAGACGATCCGAAGCAACCGGACGATTCCGGAAATCCTGATGACCCGAAGCAGTCACGGCCAGGTGAATCAGATCATTCAGATGAACCGAATCAAATGGATGAGTCAAGCAATTCGCATCTATCAGATCATGCAATTGGAACATTACCGCAAACTGGAGAGAAGGCAAGGGTCGACTTCCTATTGGCAGGAGCTTTCTTCCTGATCATCGGGGCTTGGATGCTGATGCATCGAAAAAAAGTAAAAGAATGA